The following coding sequences lie in one Calypte anna isolate BGI_N300 chromosome 7, bCalAnn1_v1.p, whole genome shotgun sequence genomic window:
- the TTC21B gene encoding tetratricopeptide repeat protein 21B — MAACCPALQPMTAYCPALPRPSGPPRRRWVATMDAEVQLALISYYCQEGHFQHVRTAAEEALGRLGSDPVFLFYRAYGALRTGDIQEGIRQLESIKNKQEVSLCTMVALIYAHKKSPNPDRDAIQELDTKIKEQRKTAGQQALYLAGLFFWHLGREDKAREYVDRMIKVSGGGKEGLILKAWLDVTCGKETHIKKAVKYFDEALQEGNDVFALLGKAQYFEVRQNFSGALETVNQMIANFPNFIPAFIKKMKLQLALQDWEQAVETAHRLLQKDALNLEAIRMEALHYLCREGNISEASARLGDLIKALDKLEPRNAHLFYKMALAFSRTCGRNQLILQHTQTLVERASELAPDDAEFATELGYQMILQDKVKEALKWYKTAMALDGTSVSALAGIIRCQLIEGQLEDAEHQLEFLNGILQSIGTSGELSFLYAVIAMKKHKNQEEVIALLNNVLDTHFSSLCGLPLGVEYFEKLNPDFLLEIVKEYLKFCPAQAAISGQSPTPLLKHCASVLETVVKTVPGLQQAVFLIAKVKYLSGDIEAAHSNLHYCLERNPSYADAHLLMAQVYLAQNNTKLCSQSLELCLSYNFEVREHPVYHLIKAQSLKKMGELSEAIKTLQMAKNLPAMRKPTVSSKTKGKTIEIDASDRVSVILELVEAHCLNGELHEAALILQGALNEFSGSPEELRVVIAAADLAVAQGDIDQALALLRNITPEFPYFVQAKEKMADIYLQYRKDKKLYVGCYRDLAEKLPSAHTSLLLGDAYMNIQEPDEAIEVYEEALKKNPKDPALSRRIGKALTKMHSYSKAISYYETALRSSQQNFLCYDLAELLMKLKHYEKAENVLQQALHHEPVNELSSLMEDGSYQVLLAKIYSKMGKIDEAIVSLQQARELQARVLKRAQIEQPDAVPAQKQLAAEICTEIAKHSTSQRNYEKAIKFYKEALVHCDTNKKAMLELARLYLAQDDTDACQHQCSLLLKNDQDNEAATMMMADLMFRKQDYEQAVFHCQQLLERKPDNYATLSRLIDLLRRAGKLEEVPRFLLMAEKHSSRTKLEPGFHYCKGLYLWYTCEPNDALRHFNKARKDSDWGQNAVYNMIEICLNPDNEIVGGEVFENLDADKGNSTEKQESVQLAVRTAENLLKELKPQTTQGHIQLKIMENYCLMATKQKPNVERALNTFTEIVVGEKDHVPALLGMATAYMILKQTPRARNQLKRISKMSWNPIDAEEFEKSWLLLADIYIQSAKYDMADELLKRCLRHNKSCCKAYEYMGYVMEKEQAYEDAAANYEMAWKCGNQMNPTIGYKLAFNYLKGKRYVDAINVCHKVLGAHPNYPKIRKEILDKARASLRP; from the exons ATGGCAGCgtgctgcccagctctccagccaaTGACAGCGTACTGCCCGGCTCTGCCTCGTCCTTCCGGACCGCCCCGTCGGCGCTGGGTAGCAACGATGGACGCTGAGGTGCAACTG GCCCTGATCAGTTACTACTGCCAAGAAGGACACTTCCAACATGTCCGGACTGCGGCGGAGGAGGCGCTGGGGCGGCTGGGCAGTGACCCGGTGTTCCTTTTCTACCGGGCCTACGGCGCTCTGAGGACAG GTGACATCCAGGAGGGTATTCGACAACTGGAGTCTATTAAGAACAAGCAGGAGGTGTCACTTTGTACAATGGTGGCTCTGATTTATGCCCATAAAAAGAGCCCTAATCCAG ACCGAGATGCTATTCAAGAATTGGATACAAAAATTAAGGAGCAACGTAAAACAGCAGGACAGCAGGCTCTCTACCTTGCTGGATTATTTTTCTGGCATCTTGGTCGTGAAGACAAAGCCCGTGAATATGTTGATAGGATGATCAAAGTTTCTGGTGGTGGTAAAGag GGGTTGATTTTGAAAGCATGGCTTGATGTCACCTGTGGGAAAGAAACTCACAttaaaaaagctgtgaaatacTTTGATGAAGCACTGCAGGAAGGCAATGATGTTTTTGCTCTGCTTGGTAAA GCACAGTATTTTGAAGTCCGACAGAATTTTTCAGGAGCTCTGGAAACTGTGAACCAGATGATTGCAAACTTTCCAAACTTCATTCCTGCtttcataaagaaaatgaagctgcaaCTAGCATTGCAGGACTGGGAGCAGGCTGTTGAAACAGCACATAG ACTATTGCAGAAAGATGCCCTTAATTTGGAGGCTATAAGAATGGAGGCTCTGCATTatctctgcagagaaggaaatatATCTGAG GCTTCAGCAAGACTGGGAGACCTAATTAAAGCACTGGACAAGTTAGAACCACGTAATGCACATCTCTTCTATAAAATGGCTTTAGCTTTCAGTAGAACA TGTGGCCGGAACCAGCTCATCCTTCAGCACACACAAACTTTAGTTGAAAGAGCATCTGAATTGGCACCTGATGATGCAGAATTTGCTACTGAACTTGGCTACCAAATGATTTTACAAGATAAAGTGAAAGAAGCTTTAAAATGGTACAAGACTGCTATGGCACTCGATGGAACAAGTGTTTCTGCGCTGGCTG GAATTATCCGTTGTCAGCTAATAGAAGGGCAATTAGAAGATGCAGAGCATCAGCTGGAGTTTCTTAACGGAATTTTGCAGTCCATTGGCACATCTGGG gaattATCTTTCTTGTATGCAGTCATAGCTATGAAAAAACATAAGAATCAAGAAGAAGTTATTGCCTTATTGAATAATGTTCTGGATACTCACTTCTCATCTTTGTGTGGATTACCTCTTGGTGTGGAGTATTTTGAAAAACTAAACCCTGATTTCTTGCTAGAAATTGTCAAGGAATATCTTAAATTTTGCCCAGCACAG GCTGCAATTTCTGGTCAGTCTCCTACACCACTTCTCAAGCACTGTGCTTCTGTTCTTGAAACTGTGGTAAAAACTGTGCCAGGTCTTCAACAAGCAGTCTTTTTAATTGCAAAAGTGAAATACTTGTCAG GGGATATTGAAGCAGCCCATAGTAATCTACATTACTGTCTTGAAAGGAATCCTTCTTATGCAGATGCACATTTACTGATGGCCCAGGTTTATTTGGCTCAGAACAATACTAAACTATGTTCTCAATCCTTGGAGCTTTGTCTGAGCTACAATTTTGAG gTGAGAGAACATCCTGTTTATCACTTAATTAAGGCGCAGTCCCTGAAGAAGATGGGAGAACTATCAGAAGCTATTAAGACCTTACAAATGGCTAAGAATTTGCCTGCAATGAGAAAACCTACAGTTTCTTcaaaaactaaaggaaaaacaattgaAATTGATGCAAGTGATCGTGTGTCTGTCATCCTAGAGCTAGTGGAAGCTCATTGTTTGAATGGAGAACTG CATGAAGCAGCTCTAATACTGCAAGGTGCCCTTAATGAATTTTCTGGATCTCCTGAGGAACTAAGAGTTGTGATTGCAGCTGCAGATCTGGCAGTTGCTCAAGGAGATATTGACCAAGCCTTGGCTCTGCTCCGAAATATTACACCTGAATTCCCTTACTTTGTacaagctaaagaaaaaatgGCAGATATTTATCTTCAGTACAGGAAAGATAAGAAGTTATATGTTGGCTGCTATAG agACCTAGCAGAAAAACTGCCAAGTGCTCATACTTCTCTTCTTCTAGGGGATGCCTACATGAATATTCAAGAG CCTGATGAAGCCATAGAAGTCTATGAGGAGGCCTTGAAGAAAAATCCAAAAGATCCAGCTTTATCAAGAAGAATTGGAAAAGCCCTAACCAAAATGCACAGCTATTCAAAG gCAATCAGTTACTACGAGACTGCACTGAGAAGCAGTCAACAGAATTTCCTTTGCTATGATTTGGCTGAGCTTTTAATGAAACTGAAGCattatgaaaaagcagaaaatgtacTTCAGCAAGCTTTACATCATGAGCCTG TTAATGAATTGTCTTCTCTGATGGAAGATGGAAGTTACCAGGTACTTCTGGCAAAAATTTACAGCAAAATGGGGAAGATTGATGAAGCCATTGTTTCATTACAACAG GCTCGGGAATTACAAGCCAGAGTGCTTAAACGTGCTCAAATAGAACAGCCAGATGCAGTTCCTGCACAGAAACAGTTAGCAGCTGAAATTTGTACCGAGATTGCAAAACATTCTACATCCCAGAGAAACTatgaaaaagcaattaaattttaCAAAGAAGCTCTTGTTCACTGTGACACCAATAAGAAG GCAATGTTGGAACTTGCACGTTTGTATCTTGCACAAGATGATACGGATGCTTGTCAACATCAGTGCTCCTTACTACTGAAGAATGACCAAGATAATGAAGCAGCAACGATG ATGATGGCTGATCTTATGTTCAGGAAGCAAGATTATGAACAAGCTGTCTTTCATTGCCAGCAGCTCCTAGAACGCAAGCCAG ATAACTATGCAACCCTCTCACGATTAATTGATCTTTTGAGAAGAGCGGGGAAACTGGAAGAAGTCCCAAGATTTCTTTTAATGGctgaaaaacattcttccaGAACAAAGCTTGAACCAGGATTTCACTACTGCAAAGGACTCTATCTCTG GTATACGTGTGAACCAAATGATGCACTCCGGCATTTTAATAAAGCTCGAAAAGACAGTGACTGGGGACAGAATGCAGTCTACAACATGATTGAAATTTGTTTGAACCCAGATAATGAAATTGTGGGTGGTGAAGTTTTTGAAAATCTGGATGCTGACAAAGG TAATTCGACAGAGAAGCAGGAGTCTGTGCAGTTAGCTGtaagaacagcagaaaatctTCTGAAGGAGCTCAAGCCTCAGACCACTCAGGGCCACATTCAACTGAAAATCATGGAAAATTATTGTCTTAtggcaacaaaacaaaaaccaaatgtTGAACGAGCATTGAACACTTTCACTGAAATAGTAGTGGGTGAG AAGGACCATGTACCAGCCCTTTTGGGAATGGCAACAGCCTACATGATCTTGAAACAGACTCCACGAGCCAGAAATCAGTTGAAACGGATTTCAAAAATGAGCTGGAATCCCATTGATGCAGAGGAGTTTGAAAAGAGTTGGCTTCTGCTTGCAGATATATATATTCAGTCTGCAAAATATGATATGGCAGATGAATTATTAAAACGATGCCTTCGTCATAACAAG TCATGCTGCAAGGCTTATGAATACATGGGATATGTAATGGAAAAGGAACAAGCATATGAGGACGCAGCGGCAAACTACGAGATGGCCTGGAAATGTGGGAACCAAATGAATCCAACAATAG